The DNA segment GCTAAACCCATGCCATAGGCAGATAAAACCCCAGCGTAAGGATGCAAAAATATGGTTTTCATGCCCAATGTATCGGCAATTAAACAAGCAACTTGTGCGCCAGCACCGCCAAAACAACAAAGGGTATATTGACTAACATCATAACCTCGTTGTAGGCTAATTTTTTTAATGGCATTTGCCATATTTTCGACTGCGATCGCGATGAATCCAGCTGCTACTTGTTCGGGTGTACGCTGATTCCCGGTAACGGCTGCAATCTCTTGGGATAATTGGGTAAATTTATCAATGACAGTATTTTTATCTAAAGACAAATTACCATCTAAGCCAAAAACAGAGGGGAAATATTGCGGGTGAATTTTGCCTAACATGACATTGGCATCTGTAACCGCTAATTTACCACCTCTGCGGTAACAAGCAGGCCCAGGATTTGATCCAGCCGATTCTGGCCCGACACGATAACTTGAACCATCAAAAAACAGAATTGATCCGCCACCAGCTGCAATGGTATTAATTGCTAATACGGGAACTCGCATTCGCGCCCCAGCAATTTCGGTATCTAATTGACGTTCATATTCTCCTTTAAAGTGGGCAACATCTGTACTGGTTCCGCCCATATCAAAGGTAATTACTAACTGAAAGTCTGCTCTTTTACTAGTTTGGACTGCGCCGACTATACCCCCAGCCGGTCCACTTAAAATACTATCTTTACCTTGAAATTGTTGGGCTGCTACTAATCCGCCGTCGGATTTCATAAACATTAACTTGACTTGGGGTAACTGACTGGCTACTTGGTTAACGTAGCGACGCAAAATCGGTGTTAAATAAGCATCGACAACTGTTGTATCGCCTCGGCTGACTATTTTCATTAGGGGGCTAACTTGATGAGATATAGATATTTGTGTAAAGCCGATTTCTTGGGCAATTTTGGCTACTTGTTGTTCGTGTTGGGGATAGCGATCGCTATGCATGAAAACTATGGCACAACTGCGAATACCTGTGTGGTAAACTGTCTCTAAATCGTTTTTAACTTGTTGAATATTAACGGGGGTTAATTCCTCACCGTGGGCATTATAGCGTTCATCTACCTCAATGACCTGTTCGTACAGCATCGTTGGTAAAACGATATGACGGGCAAAGATATCAGGACGATTTTGGTAGCCAATGCGGAGGGCATCTTTAAAGCCTTTAGTAATTAGGAGAACGACGCGATCGCCTTTTCTTTCTAAGAGGGCATTGGTGGCTACTGTTGTCCCCATTTTGACTACTTCTATGGCTGCTGTGGCAATAGGTTCGTTACCTGACAGACTCATGATATCCCGAATACCTTGAATAGCTGCGTCTTGATATTGTTCGGGGTTTTCGGAAAGTAGTTTGTAGACTATCACCCATTGTTGATTAGGAATAGGCACAATTAAAAAACGCTCAGGATGTCTTGAGAGTTTCTCGATAATTGCCTGATCATCAGTTACAGCAACTATATCTGTGAATGTACCGCCTCGGTCAGCAAAAAATTTTAACATGACTCATTTCTTTAATGGTCTAGATGTAGAATAATACTATTTGGTATTTTAAATTTTCGACGTAGCTGAAACCAAGGATGAATTTAGGTGTAGAACCTGGAAAGTCTTTACAGGGGTTTTGAGATCATCAAAAATTGTGTTCATACTGCAAATCAGCAACGCCAAAGTTTCAATATATAACTGAGGATATACTTAAACAGCCAGCAAAAAAACTATCAGAATGATGCTGAGGGTAAACGAAAACAACAAGGCATATGCAAATCGCTGACTAAAATATCCCACAGCAGCAATCAAGACAATAGCCAGTATACAAATGCCAATGTACTGTTCCCGTTCCCAGCCTTTAGCAATGAGTGAATCTTGCTGCATCGGGTCGGAGGAGGGAATTTCTTCTATTGTGCTGGGTAATGGTTTTTCAAGTTGTGAAATCATAAAAAATATATTAATTATGAACTTACGAAGATACGAAGTCGGTGATACCGCACAAATTATGCAGTTGTTTTATGACACTATTCATGAAGTGAATATTCGAGATTATACAAAAGCTCAAGTAGATGCTTGGACATCAGTAAATATGGATGTTGAAGTTTGGATGAACAGCTTAAAAAGTAAGTTTACTTATGTAGCAGAAGCGGATGGTAAAATTATTGGTTTTGGGGAATTAGAGGCAAATGGACATATTGACCGTTTTTATTGTCATAAAGATTTTCAAGGTCAAGGAGTGGGGACGAAGATTTTAGAACAAATTGAATTAACAGCGAGAGATTTAGATATTGAAAGGTTATTTGTTGAAGCTAGTATTACAGCTAAACCTTTTTTTGCTAGGAAGAGTTTCATGGTTGTAAAAGAACAAGAAGTAGAACGCAGTGGGCAAAAGTTCATAAATTTTGTCATGGAAAAGGTTTTATCTAATGGCTGAATTGGTGTGCAGTCACAGCTTTTAGAGGATGTTTTCAAAGTTCATGGCTAACGCGACGCTACGCTATGGGCGACTAGAAGTCGCCAGGGCTAGTAATAAATTAGACTTGTGCATTCATCCTCTTATATACAGGCGCATTTTTTGAGCATAAATTAATATTAATCCATTAAACGTAATTCTAAGTCTTTAATTATCTGAAAATATTTTTTATCAAAAATACATAAATATTGAGCTTGGTTTTATATACCCAGAGAAAGAAAGGGTAGTTATTCCATTAGAAAGAAGTTATTACATCTCCTACTCTCTAAAGTGAACCCAGGAAGAATGAAATAACTTTTTTGAGCAATCTTGGTTAGTTAGTAGTTACCACCCATAACAAAATTCAACGTTAAAAGTTCAACAAAATAATCTGGGTTTGGGAATAGAGCATAGTGGTAATTTTTGCTGGGAAATAGCTGAAGTTAGCCAAAAATTTGCCGAATTCTATAAATTACCTGTATTTTCATTTAGGAAAACCATTATGACCACACAGGAACAACTACACCGATGGCATGAATTAGCGCAACAGTTCCGTGTTGATAGTATTCGCACGACTACTGTTGCTGGTTCTGGTCATCCTACCTCGTCTATGTCGCCGGCTGATCTGATGGCGGTTTTACTCTCTAAATATCTCCGCTATGATTTCGACAATCCAGATAATCCTAATAACGATCGCTTGATTTTCTCTAAAGGTCATGCTGCACCCTTACTATATAGTATGTATAAAGCAGCCGGGGTAATTAGTGATGACGAATTGCGATCGCTACGGCATTTTGGTAGTCGTTTAGAAGGTCATCCCACACCGATTTTACCTTGGGTTGATGTCGCCACGGGTTCTTTAGGACAAGGTTTACCCATTGGTGTCGGTATAGCTTTAGCAGGTAAATATTTAGACCAATTACCTTATCATACCTGGGTATTATTGGGTGATAGCGAAACGGCGGAAGGCTCAGTTTGGGAAGCTTTTGATCATGCTGCACACTATACCCTAGATAATTTAATTGCCATTATTGATGTTAATCGTCTTGGTCAACGGGGTCAAACTGAATTGGGTTGGAATACACAAGCTTATGCTAAACGTGCTACGGCTTTTGGTTGGCAAGCGATTGAAATTGACGGTCATGATTTAACCGAGATAGATCAAGCATATAGCGCGGCGGTGACTGTGAACGATCGCCCCACAGTGATTATTGCCCGCACGAAGAAGGGTAAAGGTGTCGCTTCCCTCGAAGATTTAGGCGGTTGGCATGGTAAAGCGCTGGAATCTGATGATGCAAAACGAGCAATTTCTGAATTAGGTGGTGAAAGACAGATTATAATTTCAGTGGATACACCTGACGAACAAGGACAACCAGCAAATATTGGGAATGCTCAACCATTGCAACTTCCCAAATATGACAAAAGCAAAAAGGTTGCAACACGTCGAGCTTATGGTGATGCTTTAGTAGCATTAGGCGCTGCACAACCGAATATAATTGCTCTTGATGCAGAGGTGAGTAATTCCACTTATGCAGAAGACTTTGCCGAAACTTATCCAGAGCGCTACTTTGAGATGTACATTGCTGAACAGCAAATGGTAGCAGCTGCGGTTGGTTTACAGGTGAGAGGATACAAACCCTTCGCTTCTACCTTTGCGGCGTTCCTCACCCGTGCTTACGACTTTGTGCGGATGGCGGCTGTGTCTCGTGCCAATATTAAATTAGTGGGTTCTCATGCTGGAGTATCCATTGGCCAGGATGGTGCTTCACAGATGGCTTTGGAAGATTTAGCTGCATTTCGGGCTGTCTGGAGTAGTACAGTAATTTATCCCTGTGATGCCAATCAGACAGCCAAATTAGTCGCCCAAATGAGCGATCGCAATGGTATTGTGTATCTTCGCACAACTAGGGAAAAAACACCGATCATTTATGAACCTCATGAAGAATTTCCCATTGGTGGTAGCAAGATTATTCGCAGTTCTGACCAAGATCAAGCGGCGGTGATTGGTGCAGGTATTACTTTGCATGAAGCAATTAAGGCTTACGACAGACTCAAAGACGAAGGAATCACAGTCCGCGTCATCGATGCTTACTCAGTCAAACCCATTGATATGCAGACATTGCATCAAGCCGCACGGGACACCGAAGGAAATTTAGTTGTGGTGGAAGACCATTGGATAGAAGGCGGACTCGGTGCGGCGGTACTGGATGCTTTTGCAGGTACTAGCAACACTCCCATTTATGATGGTCCCCAACTGCAATTAATTAAATTGGCGGTAAGAGATATGCCGGGTTCAGGTACACCAGAAGAATTACTTCATGCTGCCAAAATCGATGCTGATGCCATTGTGGAAGCTGTGAAATCGCAAGTTAGACAGCCAGTAGGAGTATAGCGCTCTTTTATGCCTCTAGAGAGAGAAAAATAAGATCAAATCCGGGAATTTAGGGAATTTCTTGAGAAATATAAATAAGCAGGCGATGGGGTGTCGGAAAAATGGGGAAGCAATCAAACATATTTGTGAAAAAATCAAGATATGGCAGACATTACAGGTAACATGATTAAGAAACAAAATCATGTTTAAAGTGAATAAAAAAATTACTAAAAAAGCCTTAAACCCTAACTGGGGAGGATATAGAGAAAAATCTGGGAGAAAATCCACCTGGAATCATAAAGAAACCAGCACAATCCGTATACCAAAAGCACTAGAGCAAGAAGTGATGAGGTATGCACGATATTTAGATGCAGGATTGGAACTTGATCATGAAACAGATTCAAGTCAGTGGGATGATTTTGTGACTGAATCAAATTTGACAGTTGTAGATAGGATTAACGACGAATTTGAAGATGAAATAAATTCAAGTTCAGAGACATTAAATGCGCTCAATACTACTGACCAACTTGAAAGAGTTACAGAATCAGGTTTCGAGGGTTATCCCATGCGATCGTTCATGGATGCTATATTTCTAGCAAGAGAAATTGTGCAGCAGAAAAAGTCTGCGCGAATATCCTTAGCTAAATTTATATCTAGGTTTTATTTAACACCTGTAAATAGTGAATCCTTAAGAAGTTATCCTTGAATTACCTGATAGTTTACCCCGAATTCACAGTGATATAACCTTGAAATTGATTCATTATCTCTATCAATTTCTGGAATCCTAACTGTAAATTAGGGTTAAGAAAAACAATTAACCAAGGTTTAATTAAATTCCAGAATACGTATGGTTGAATAACTAATCTTAAATTGTTTAAAGTGGATTTCCATCCCAAATTAAAATCCCACCATTTATGATTGCTAAAATTCTCTGGTTCTGTTGATATTGGCGGTGAACTTTTTTCATGGAGGCTTTCACTATCAGATTCATTTCTAGCGTTGGCTTGTAAACTTACTAAGAAATAAGCACTCATAATTAGTTCCCACCATCTTTCTATCTGGTGATAATTAGTAAGTCTAAAGTCAGCCCATCCTAGTTCATTTTTACCTTGCTTAAAAGCATACTCTACCCAATTACGAAATCCATAAAGGTTTCCTAATTGGTCAGCCATATCACTTTTCAAGTTTGTTTTGACATACCACGTCTGATTTTTTGGTAAAGTCTCTGGGTCATTAGTGATTCGCCAATATGTTATGAGCTTTGAATCACCACAAGTGATTTGTTGTATATATCTTTTTTGAGTCTTTTTATCACTAAATACACGCTCAAACTCCTGCCATACCTCATATATAGCCTCTCTCTCCTGTACGCTAAATCTGGCATGATTACTTCTTATAGCAAGTAAATAAGGTTTTTTATGCTTGTCTAATACTGCGATGAATGTTGGACTTTCACCATACAAACTATCAGCTAAAACCAAGTCAAAATTAAATCCATATTTTAGCAGGGTTTCAATTATTTCCACTGCCAATTGTGGCTTGGTTTTATATATTCCCTTTTCTTCCAATCTCTTCCTTGGTTTATATATTAGAAATATTAACGGAAAAGTCAAGTCTCCCAACACTCCATAAGCATTTACTGAAACTATCCCATTATCCACTTTCCCTAAGTTTCCAATATATTGTCTTGCTACATAATCAGTCGTCTTACCTTTCTTTTTATCCCCGGTTTCATCAATTACCAACTTAAATGAACGTCCCTGCAACATTTTCAGAGTCAGTTCTAATCTTCTATCTTGCAAAACTACTACTGACCAAGGTGAATCCGTCAAAAAGTTTTGCAGTGGTTGTGCGTCATGTAAGCCCACTGCCTTGGCGATTTCTGGTAAAGTTTTACGTTTGATATCAGATAACATTCCTACGTGTAGATGTTTGAAGTTCTCAAATGTCCTTACTTCTGGAAACAAGTCTCTATACGCATTGCAATACTCATCTACCACTGTGACAGTCGAGGTAGCCGTTCTTGAAACCAATTCCACGCCCCTGGTAAGTTAATCTTCTAGTAGTTAATTATACTCTTTTGAGAGTAATAAAAGAGCGATAGATATTAATGTCTAATTCTTTCCTCTGGTAGGAGTTACCAGCAAAAGCCACAGTTACCGTAGAAATTACTGTCATCAGGAGTGAAGGAAATGTCTGATAAGTATCATACCGGAACTAAAGACGAACACTTTAATTTGATTAGTGTATTGTACCATGCACTGAAGTGTTCTGCTTGCTGTGAAACATATATTCAAGATGCCGAACAAGCAGGCGATCGCGAACTCGTCCAATTCTTCCAAAATATCAAACAAGAAAACCAAAATACAGCAGAGCGAGCCAAGCAGCTGCTAGCAAAGCGCACTGAACAACTTGTATCGCATTAGGGTAGGGTATTCGTGACGCTTGTACAGGCGGGTTTAGCCATATCGTCATTCATGTTGAATGATAAGCTGTTGTGCAGCTAAATCGAATAAACAGCGTTACCTTTATTTTTAACTTTGCGCTCCCATTTAATAATAAGACCTCCTTCGTTCAGTAATTTATTTAATAACTCTTCTAACTGTTCTACCGACTCAAATAACCTATGAGCTATATATTCTTTTGCCGAATGCCATACCAGTTCAATTAAATTAAAATCTGGACTATACGGGGGTAAGAACTCCAAAATAATATTTGGCATTTCTACTTGAATAAGATATAAAATATCTTTTCTTT comes from the Nodularia sp. NIES-3585 genome and includes:
- a CDS encoding transketolase, producing the protein MTTQEQLHRWHELAQQFRVDSIRTTTVAGSGHPTSSMSPADLMAVLLSKYLRYDFDNPDNPNNDRLIFSKGHAAPLLYSMYKAAGVISDDELRSLRHFGSRLEGHPTPILPWVDVATGSLGQGLPIGVGIALAGKYLDQLPYHTWVLLGDSETAEGSVWEAFDHAAHYTLDNLIAIIDVNRLGQRGQTELGWNTQAYAKRATAFGWQAIEIDGHDLTEIDQAYSAAVTVNDRPTVIIARTKKGKGVASLEDLGGWHGKALESDDAKRAISELGGERQIIISVDTPDEQGQPANIGNAQPLQLPKYDKSKKVATRRAYGDALVALGAAQPNIIALDAEVSNSTYAEDFAETYPERYFEMYIAEQQMVAAAVGLQVRGYKPFASTFAAFLTRAYDFVRMAAVSRANIKLVGSHAGVSIGQDGASQMALEDLAAFRAVWSSTVIYPCDANQTAKLVAQMSDRNGIVYLRTTREKTPIIYEPHEEFPIGGSKIIRSSDQDQAAVIGAGITLHEAIKAYDRLKDEGITVRVIDAYSVKPIDMQTLHQAARDTEGNLVVVEDHWIEGGLGAAVLDAFAGTSNTPIYDGPQLQLIKLAVRDMPGSGTPEELLHAAKIDADAIVEAVKSQVRQPVGV
- a CDS encoding hydantoinase/oxoprolinase family protein; this encodes MLKFFADRGGTFTDIVAVTDDQAIIEKLSRHPERFLIVPIPNQQWVIVYKLLSENPEQYQDAAIQGIRDIMSLSGNEPIATAAIEVVKMGTTVATNALLERKGDRVVLLITKGFKDALRIGYQNRPDIFARHIVLPTMLYEQVIEVDERYNAHGEELTPVNIQQVKNDLETVYHTGIRSCAIVFMHSDRYPQHEQQVAKIAQEIGFTQISISHQVSPLMKIVSRGDTTVVDAYLTPILRRYVNQVASQLPQVKLMFMKSDGGLVAAQQFQGKDSILSGPAGGIVGAVQTSKRADFQLVITFDMGGTSTDVAHFKGEYERQLDTEIAGARMRVPVLAINTIAAGGGSILFFDGSSYRVGPESAGSNPGPACYRRGGKLAVTDANVMLGKIHPQYFPSVFGLDGNLSLDKNTVIDKFTQLSQEIAAVTGNQRTPEQVAAGFIAIAVENMANAIKKISLQRGYDVSQYTLCCFGGAGAQVACLIADTLGMKTIFLHPYAGVLSAYGMGLADIRSIREAGVEQPLTPELIPQLQQLMATLETQARNELTSKSLNSQETIVQKVNLKYEGTNSTLNINFASDIAVMRQEFEIEHQSRYGFIQIEKTLIIESASIEIIQKMDTPEEPLITRIRPIDEAPKPVETVRMFTDNQWHEAPVYRREDLQPEDIINGSAIIVEKISTIIVEPNWQAKLTERNHLILQKK
- a CDS encoding IS701 family transposase — translated: MELVSRTATSTVTVVDEYCNAYRDLFPEVRTFENFKHLHVGMLSDIKRKTLPEIAKAVGLHDAQPLQNFLTDSPWSVVVLQDRRLELTLKMLQGRSFKLVIDETGDKKKGKTTDYVARQYIGNLGKVDNGIVSVNAYGVLGDLTFPLIFLIYKPRKRLEEKGIYKTKPQLAVEIIETLLKYGFNFDLVLADSLYGESPTFIAVLDKHKKPYLLAIRSNHARFSVQEREAIYEVWQEFERVFSDKKTQKRYIQQITCGDSKLITYWRITNDPETLPKNQTWYVKTNLKSDMADQLGNLYGFRNWVEYAFKQGKNELGWADFRLTNYHQIERWWELIMSAYFLVSLQANARNESDSESLHEKSSPPISTEPENFSNHKWWDFNLGWKSTLNNLRLVIQPYVFWNLIKPWLIVFLNPNLQLGFQKLIEIMNQFQGYITVNSG
- a CDS encoding GNAT family N-acetyltransferase, encoding MNLRRYEVGDTAQIMQLFYDTIHEVNIRDYTKAQVDAWTSVNMDVEVWMNSLKSKFTYVAEADGKIIGFGELEANGHIDRFYCHKDFQGQGVGTKILEQIELTARDLDIERLFVEASITAKPFFARKSFMVVKEQEVERSGQKFINFVMEKVLSNG